The Maridesulfovibrio zosterae DSM 11974 genome window below encodes:
- a CDS encoding substrate-binding domain-containing protein has product MGSVKKNKYLLTIFVALFLCLTVRPVFAGKYYSLEEFIQENPNEEVKLKSFNRLVKRNIVAKIKNNLKVKISIVYPGNQISDYWRRSYKAFDKRIKQYGIKTEINSFFMSPTDPLHIQRKILKQALKTNPDYLIFTLDALRHQRMIEPLLIRNKPRVILQNITTPLKAWNDKQPLMYIGFDHETGSIKLAQQYANKTGGKGKYAVLLPSPGYLSEERGKSFTTWLDANTELELVTVYQTGINKQKSRRATLKIVKEHPDISFIYACSTDIALGAVEALKEKSLLGKIMVNGWGGGSPELQAIKNGELDFTIMRINDDNGIAMADAIILDLLGQTKRLPLIYSGRLMLIGKDIDPINLEQLQRESFRYSGFSGKD; this is encoded by the coding sequence ATGGGTTCAGTTAAAAAAAATAAATATCTCCTGACAATTTTCGTAGCATTATTCTTATGCCTTACAGTTCGCCCTGTTTTTGCAGGAAAATACTACTCACTGGAAGAATTTATACAGGAAAACCCAAATGAAGAAGTTAAATTAAAAAGCTTTAACAGACTGGTGAAGAGGAATATTGTAGCAAAAATCAAGAATAACCTGAAAGTCAAAATATCAATTGTTTATCCCGGAAATCAAATCTCAGACTATTGGCGAAGAAGTTATAAAGCCTTTGACAAAAGAATTAAACAGTATGGAATAAAGACAGAAATAAACTCCTTCTTCATGAGCCCGACAGACCCGTTACACATCCAGAGAAAAATACTAAAACAAGCCTTAAAAACAAATCCGGACTATCTGATATTCACCCTCGATGCTTTGCGTCATCAGCGCATGATTGAGCCATTATTAATCCGAAATAAACCGCGTGTGATATTACAAAATATTACGACACCTCTAAAAGCTTGGAATGATAAACAGCCTCTCATGTATATTGGCTTTGACCATGAGACAGGTTCTATCAAACTTGCTCAACAGTATGCCAACAAAACCGGAGGAAAAGGTAAATACGCAGTTCTTCTCCCAAGTCCAGGCTATCTAAGCGAAGAAAGAGGTAAATCATTTACAACATGGCTTGATGCAAACACAGAACTTGAACTTGTTACAGTTTATCAGACCGGTATAAATAAACAGAAGTCGCGTAGAGCAACACTTAAAATAGTTAAAGAGCATCCTGATATCAGTTTCATATATGCATGTTCTACAGACATTGCTCTCGGCGCGGTTGAAGCATTGAAAGAAAAATCTCTACTTGGTAAGATTATGGTTAACGGTTGGGGAGGAGGCTCCCCTGAGCTGCAGGCAATTAAAAATGGAGAACTTGATTTCACGATAATGCGCATAAATGATGACAATGGTATTGCTATGGCAGATGCAATAATTTTGGACCTGCTTGGGCAGACCAAAAGACTTCCTCTCATTTACTCAGGAAGACTGATGCTTATTGGAAAAGACATTGACCCCATAAATCTTGAACAATTGCAAAGAGAAAGTTTTCGCTACTCTGGCTTTTCCGGTAAAGACTAA